A region from the Triticum aestivum cultivar Chinese Spring chromosome 3D, IWGSC CS RefSeq v2.1, whole genome shotgun sequence genome encodes:
- the LOC123075981 gene encoding uncharacterized protein, with protein MAKKKKGKSRRAAQGAPSDGETAIGRNKMQTGTDPPCAIIKHRIPEHYVRFILDQTSESPMEEEEISYLRRNPSLLPGCSVDEVAARHKRIDDGFERFKTQVRDQWFANGYVEVDYDYVGHITAAEEEDRALWQELRRKRGMTNLKYADPNDPVYADFYDA; from the exons atggccaagaagaagaaggggaagtccAGACGTGCAGCGCAGGGGGCGCCGTCGGACGGCGAGACAGCGATCGGCAGAAATAAG ATGCAGACGGGAACTGATCCGCCTTGTGCTATCATCAAGCATCGCATCCCCGAGCACTACGTGCGGTTCATCCTGGACCAGACGAGCGAGTCGCCCATGGAAGAGGAGGAGATCTCGTACCTACGGAGAAACCCGTCCCTGCTCCCTGGCTGCTCCGTCGACGAGGTGGCCGCCCGGCACAAGAGGATTGACGACGGCTTCGAGCGCTTCAAGACCCAGGTCCGCGACCAGTGGTTCGCCAACGGGTACGTCGAGGTGGACTACGACTACGTCGGGCACATAacagcggcggaggaggaggaccgGGCGCTGTGGCAGGAGCTGAGGAGGAAGCGAGGCATGACTAACCTCAAGTATGCCGACCCCAACGATCCCGTATACGCCGACTTCTACGATGCCTAG